Genomic segment of Malus domestica chromosome 15, GDT2T_hap1:
CTGTCAGATCAATCCGCCATTTACGGTCACTCTGAGAGAAACCACCCTGTAAAAAAAAGAGGTAaaaaaatcacaacaacaaaGACGTGTACTGGTTTCAATCAAGAGTTATTTAACTTGTTTTGATGCGCCCTTCTTCTGGCCAAGAACATAAATATCCGTGGGAAGAAcgacttctttttcttctttccctgCTTTACTTCTGGGGGTGATGGACCAGCTTCCATGGGGCTTCCAAGTCCATACTTGGGGCTTGATGAATATTGCTCAGATGCGGCAGAATCAGGTGCGCGGTCAAAGTCCTTGGATTCTTTCCTTGCCTCAAAACTGGCCCTCGGGCTTTTAGTGGCAGTTGTTGCTGCCTGAGCAGGTTCACCAAGCTTTCGCCGTTGCTCATGTTCGGCCCTCCACTTTCTCAACTCCTGCTCAACCCCCAACTTGCCTGCCTTGGCCTTCTCAGCCTTCTCCATTGCAATCTTGAGTGCTTCTTTTCTCGCAGCCATTTCCCGATTAACTTCTTCCAACTTTTCCAAGCTTTTGAGCTCAGACTCCTTGGCCACCTCGATTTGGGAACTTGCAGCTACAACTCTCGCGTTCGCCTGTTCTTCTGCATCATGGGCCCGTTTGCTGAGCTCATAATACTCTGCTACAGAAAGAGTTACCCCAGCGGGTGAATCAGTATCATTGGTGCTTCTGGCTTGTTCACTCTCTTGCAAAGCTTTAATTGCTGCTAACGCCAACTTCTCGGAGGCCCTAGCAGCCTCTATTTCCTTTTGCGCCGCGAGTAATCTACTTTCCACAGTACTTGCTCCAGCCTTTGCTTGCTCTGCTCCTTCCCTTGCCTTGCGCAGCTCTTCACCAGCCATTTCAGAAAGTACCTTTGCCTGGTCAGCCTCTTGTGCTGCTTGCTGTAATTCTTTGGGCAGCTCAATCATCTTCTCTCTGgcttctttctccttcatctGAACTAGAGCTATTTCCGACCTAGTCTTCTCCAGGTCAGCTTCAAGAGACGCAACAGCCACTGATGCCATTCCTTCTCTCTGCCTAATGGTGGCAAGAGCTGACTTCTCACTTTCAAGTTCCGATTTTAATGATGTGGCAGCCACCTTCAAGATATTTACTTCAGCAACTGCTTTCTCTATGTTGAGCTTCACTTCCTCCAGCTCCTTCTTTGCAGAAGCAACTGCTGCTTGTATATCGGTATGAGTTTTCTTCTCTGGTTCCTGTAGCCCATCTTTCAAGACTCCTCCATTTTCCACCTTTAATCTTGATTCCATATATGCAGCtaattcagatttcaaatcaaGTAGTAAGGCTGAGGCTGTGTTGAGTTTTGACTTGAGATCCTCAGCCGACATAATTTGGTGGTTAAGTTTCTGAAGCTCCTCTTCTGCCTGCTTTAACTCCTTCTCCCAATGAAGCGAATCTTGTTCCTTGGCCATGACTGCTCCAATCCTTTGTTCCTCAGCTTCCAAATGAGCGGCATGCGCAGCCTCTAATGACTCCTTTGTGGCAATTAGCTCAATCGTCAGTTCTTCCACTGTTTTCTCCACTTCCTTGGATGCAGAAATGGCCTCTTCAGCTTTTTTAATGGCTGTATCTTTCTCAGTGACTAAAGAAGCATATTCCTTGTACAGCGCTTCCAGCTCCTCTTTAACGGATTTCAGCTCTGTCACCGCAGCTGTATGCCTCGCCTTAGCAACCTCAAGCTGTGCCTTGGCTGCAACACTAGCCTCGTCAGCTATACCTTGCTCCATCTCTTCCACCCTTAGTTTGGCAAGTTCGGAGTCTTGTTTTGCCTGTTGTTCTTCTGTTTGTGCTCTCTCCAGGTTGAGCTTCAATTCTTCTACGAGTCTCTTAGTGCTATCCAGCTCCTTCAATACTTGAACCTTTGCATTTTCGGCACCCTCTGATTGTTTCCTATACTCAGGAATCTCCTCCTGTGCTTTCTCAAGTTCTTGCTCCACAATCTTGCGTCTCTGCACAGCCAAAGAAGAGATTACGATTAGTTTTAGAAAACGTAGGTATTTTCCGGATTTCAACATAATACTTAGACGAGAGTtccattaaaaaacaaaaaaaaaacaaataaccacTCGATTATGGATTCAAAAGAAAAGGGATTGCGAACTTTAACACCAACATAAAACAATAAATAgctaataaaacagaaaaaaaataaagaaaatgtacCTCCACGGTTTGGATTCTATGGGCTTTCCAATCAACAATTCCTCCAAATTTGGAAACAGCTTCTTTAACTGATTCAAAAGGTGCAGTTGTATCAATAAGGCCTCTGTTCTTAGCACTCTTAGGGGAATCAGTGACGACTGATTTTCTTGCAGAGAAGCTAGCAAACTTTGCATTGGGTGATGAGACTACATTGTTCACATATGCCAGCTTAGCACTCTTAGGAGAATAAATGGCTTCAGCTTGTTTAACAGCAATTCGGGAAACTTTTATATTGGGTAGAGAACGTGTTGTGGGTTGCACTACCTTGTCAGCATTTTTAGGACCAGAATCTACTGCCGTGGTACCCTGAACATCTGTCTCTGTTTTATTGACCGTACTTACTGAGGCTGACGCTGGAGTATCTGTTGGATGAAGTTGATTTTGTTCCTGAGATGCACTATTTGAAACATTATCGACACTTTTGGGACCCAGACCTTCCACCGAACTATCCTCCGTATCTTTCTCTGTGACTGTAGCGATTGAGGGTGGGGTATCTGTTGGAAGAAGTTGACTTTGTTCTGGAGATGTGCTATTTGAAGCATGTTCTGCAGCTGGCAATTTACCATTTTCCATCGCTGATGAGCTAGAAGCCGGATTATCTGTTGGAAGTGGTTGATTTTGTTCCAGAGAGGGTCTCCCATCAGAAGAACTTAGTGTAGTTTCTAATCTAGGGTTGTCCATCGTTGGCAAAGGACTGTTACTTTCAACTCTGTCATGCTTTTCTGAATTTGCAGGAGCATCCCCGGCGGATTGTTGATTACGGTTGGAGGACGAAGAAGATTCTGGAGGAGGCGTTACTTCTGCAGTTTTCACAACCTCCATTCCTAGTAAGTGTGAGAAGAGGTGCCACGAGCAAAATCTACAGTCCAAGTAAAAGAAATCGGATCAACAAAACAGAAACGAAAAAGTAAATCACTGCATAAAAGCCAAGAAAATTAGCGCTTCTAACATGTAGGACCTTTATACCCAAATCTTTTTTGCATTATTTCATCAGAATTTGCATTCTTTTAGCCTCAATATATCACGTTCTACGAAATTGTAGTAAAAATATTAGATTTTCGATTCTCCGGTCTAAAACTAACCAATCCGAAATTACTATCCTTAGTTTGCTGGGGTTG
This window contains:
- the LOC103455966 gene encoding protein WEAK CHLOROPLAST MOVEMENT UNDER BLUE LIGHT 1; amino-acid sequence: MEVVKTAEVTPPPESSSSSNRNQQSAGDAPANSEKHDRVESNSPLPTMDNPRLETTLSSSDGRPSLEQNQPLPTDNPASSSSAMENGKLPAAEHASNSTSPEQSQLLPTDTPPSIATVTEKDTEDSSVEGLGPKSVDNVSNSASQEQNQLHPTDTPASASVSTVNKTETDVQGTTAVDSGPKNADKVVQPTTRSLPNIKVSRIAVKQAEAIYSPKSAKLAYVNNVVSSPNAKFASFSARKSVVTDSPKSAKNRGLIDTTAPFESVKEAVSKFGGIVDWKAHRIQTVERRKIVEQELEKAQEEIPEYRKQSEGAENAKVQVLKELDSTKRLVEELKLNLERAQTEEQQAKQDSELAKLRVEEMEQGIADEASVAAKAQLEVAKARHTAAVTELKSVKEELEALYKEYASLVTEKDTAIKKAEEAISASKEVEKTVEELTIELIATKESLEAAHAAHLEAEEQRIGAVMAKEQDSLHWEKELKQAEEELQKLNHQIMSAEDLKSKLNTASALLLDLKSELAAYMESRLKVENGGVLKDGLQEPEKKTHTDIQAAVASAKKELEEVKLNIEKAVAEVNILKVAATSLKSELESEKSALATIRQREGMASVAVASLEADLEKTRSEIALVQMKEKEAREKMIELPKELQQAAQEADQAKVLSEMAGEELRKAREGAEQAKAGASTVESRLLAAQKEIEAARASEKLALAAIKALQESEQARSTNDTDSPAGVTLSVAEYYELSKRAHDAEEQANARVVAASSQIEVAKESELKSLEKLEEVNREMAARKEALKIAMEKAEKAKAGKLGVEQELRKWRAEHEQRRKLGEPAQAATTATKSPRASFEARKESKDFDRAPDSAASEQYSSSPKYGLGSPMEAGPSPPEVKQGKKKKKSFFPRIFMFLARRRAHQNKLNNS